CTTATGGAAGCGTTACACATGAAGAAGCAAAAAAAATCCTCTCTAAAGGGTTAAAACACAACTTTGAAATAGCACACTCTCTACCAAATGACGCACTTCATTTACGAGAATGCTGGAATGAAGCAAAATTAGTATGTGATGCTTGTCCTGATGCACCGTTTATGGATGGTTTACGTAAAATGATCAATAAATTTTTTATTGTTGAGCAACAAAACAATCAGTATGAACAGGAACATAGTAAATCTATCTTGGCAAGGATAAAAGAGTGGCTTTAAGAGAAAAAATAAAAGGTTTTTCAAATGCTTTAGAGAATGAAACAGAAGCAAAAAATTTGGAAGATGTAATTACTACTGAAGATTTTTCTTGTACAACTTTTTGCTTTCCACTTCTATATAGAAATGAACAATATTATGAACTCGCTTGTAATATTTATGACAAATTTATTGAAAAACTAAATATTAAGGCAGAACTTACAGAGAAAATGGTTCGAGAGGTCGTTTTAAAACACATTAGTGAATTTAATATTCCAAAAACGACTTTAAAAACTGAAATAGCAGACTTTTTAATAGATAATCTTTTATATTATGGACCGATCACAACAATTATTAAACTTGCTGGAAGCGGACTTAATGATATCATTGTTAATACAAAAGATTATATAGATGTAATTTATGAGGGGCAAACTCTTGCAACACCGTTTCGTTTTCGTAGTGAAGAGGACCTAAGAAGAATTATCTCTCGTATGTTAAGTGTTTCAAATAGAAAAGTTGATGAGTCATCTCCAATCGCTTCAGCTAAACTTCCTGATGGTTCCCGTATTGAAATACAAATTCCTCCAATCGCTGCCAACCTAGATAAAGATGGTAAAGCAGGTTCATATGTAACAGTTAGAAAGTTTCGTGAGATTCCATTACTTTTTGAGAGCTTAATCGATAGCAATATGATTGATTTAAAAATGGCATATTTTTTGATAAAAGCAATCAAAGGAAAGCTCAATATTGTAGTTTCAGGCGGTACTTCAAGCGGTAAAACTACTTTTTTGAATGCACTTACGCGCTTTATAGATGAAGGGGATCAGCTACTTACAATTGAAGATACAAAAGAGATGAAGCCTCAAATGCCTTGTCATGCAATTCGTTCATTTGAAGCACGTCCGGAAAATGAAGAGGGTGCAGGAGCAGTGACTATAGAAACACTACTTCGTACAGCGTTACGTTCAAGTCCTAGAAGAATCATAGTAGGAGAGTGTCGTGGTCCTGAAATTGTAACCATGCTTAATGCTATGAATACAGGACACCCCGGTTCAATGACTACAATTCACGCAGATGATACTAAAGAGGCAATTGTAAGAATTGAAAACATGTTTTTAGAAGCACGTCCGACGGCAAATATGAATTTTGTTCGATCACAGATCATTTCAGCTGTTGATTTGATTGTACAAATAGTGCGTTTTCCTGACGGTAGAAGAAGAATTGTAAAGATTTCAGAACCAGAAAAAAGGGTAGAGGATAACGGTGTAGTTTCTATGCTAGATATTTTTGAATTTTCAAGAGTTTTAAATAGCGATAATCCGATGGATTCATCCGGAAATTTTAAAGCGGTATCTGCATCAACAAGGGCTGTAAATAAAATGTTGCAACACGGTGTTACTCTTGAGAATCGTATTTTTGATAACGATTTTGTAGTAACAAAAGAGATGATTATAAAAGAGTTAAGAGATTTTCATCCAAGTAGAATGTGTGGCTGGAAAAGCAACTATATGTCAGAAATTGTTCAAGCATCGCTAGGTAATTCAAAAAATATTTTAGAAAGATGGCCGAACCTGCAATGATGAATTTCTTTGATATCTTTTTGCTCTTTATTTTGAGTGCCAGCGGTACGATGTTACTCTATATTTTTTATTCGCAATATGAAAGAGCAATCCACTTAAAGTATGTTAAAGAGGTAGTCTTTTCCAAAGATTCTGAAGTAGAAGCACTTTTGGCAAAAAAATATCAAACTACAGA
This is a stretch of genomic DNA from Sulfurimonas sp. C5. It encodes these proteins:
- a CDS encoding ATPase, T2SS/T4P/T4SS family produces the protein MALREKIKGFSNALENETEAKNLEDVITTEDFSCTTFCFPLLYRNEQYYELACNIYDKFIEKLNIKAELTEKMVREVVLKHISEFNIPKTTLKTEIADFLIDNLLYYGPITTIIKLAGSGLNDIIVNTKDYIDVIYEGQTLATPFRFRSEEDLRRIISRMLSVSNRKVDESSPIASAKLPDGSRIEIQIPPIAANLDKDGKAGSYVTVRKFREIPLLFESLIDSNMIDLKMAYFLIKAIKGKLNIVVSGGTSSGKTTFLNALTRFIDEGDQLLTIEDTKEMKPQMPCHAIRSFEARPENEEGAGAVTIETLLRTALRSSPRRIIVGECRGPEIVTMLNAMNTGHPGSMTTIHADDTKEAIVRIENMFLEARPTANMNFVRSQIISAVDLIVQIVRFPDGRRRIVKISEPEKRVEDNGVVSMLDIFEFSRVLNSDNPMDSSGNFKAVSASTRAVNKMLQHGVTLENRIFDNDFVVTKEMIIKELRDFHPSRMCGWKSNYMSEIVQASLGNSKNILERWPNLQ